In Pelosinus sp. UFO1, one genomic interval encodes:
- a CDS encoding NAD(P)/FAD-dependent oxidoreductase, which produces MNNNYDVAIIGGGPSAIFAAYELVSNNPSIRVVMIEEGHDIHQRKCPISEKKVTHCIGCKPCNIMRGFGGAGAFSDGKYNFTSEFGGWLNEYISDAQVEELIDYVDSINLKYGAPTEFFTTKNSIIRKKAIAHDLHLLQAKVRHLGTENNLEILKCINELLKDKITILFNKHVDEFKQQGESFILILQDSDEVIECDYLIAAPGRAGSEWFSKKCKDMGMTISSNQVDVGVRVEIPAEVFQHVTDEVYEAKLVYRTKQYGDLVRTFCMNPKGYVVAENTDGIITVNGHSYRDEKLHSKNTNFALLVSNRFTEPFNEPHQYGKRIASFSNMLGGGVLVQRFGDLIKGRRTNEHRLAQSFTKPTLAATPGDLSLVLPKRHLDNLIEMIYALDKIAPGMANDDTLLYGVEVKFYSSRLKLTEELETQIPNMFGIGDGAGVTRGLSQASASGVYVARIIKKRMEKRS; this is translated from the coding sequence ATGAACAATAACTATGATGTAGCTATTATTGGTGGAGGGCCTTCGGCAATTTTTGCAGCCTATGAGTTAGTAAGTAATAATCCTTCAATTCGTGTAGTTATGATTGAGGAAGGTCATGATATTCACCAAAGGAAGTGCCCTATTTCAGAGAAGAAAGTGACCCATTGTATCGGTTGTAAACCTTGTAATATAATGAGAGGATTTGGTGGGGCAGGTGCTTTTTCTGATGGGAAATATAACTTTACCAGCGAATTTGGAGGCTGGCTTAATGAATATATTTCGGATGCGCAAGTGGAAGAACTAATTGATTATGTAGATTCTATTAATTTGAAATATGGAGCACCAACAGAGTTTTTTACGACTAAGAATAGTATCATTCGTAAAAAAGCCATCGCTCATGATTTACATCTTTTGCAAGCGAAAGTTCGACATTTAGGTACAGAGAATAATTTGGAAATCTTAAAATGCATTAACGAATTACTGAAGGATAAAATTACCATATTATTTAATAAGCATGTAGATGAGTTTAAACAGCAGGGGGAAAGCTTTATCCTTATCCTGCAAGATAGTGATGAGGTTATTGAATGTGATTATTTGATCGCGGCTCCTGGTCGTGCCGGTTCAGAATGGTTTTCTAAAAAGTGTAAGGATATGGGGATGACAATTTCTAGCAATCAAGTAGATGTTGGAGTGAGAGTTGAAATTCCAGCAGAAGTGTTTCAACATGTTACTGATGAGGTATATGAAGCCAAATTAGTATATCGAACGAAACAATATGGGGATTTAGTACGTACTTTCTGTATGAATCCCAAAGGATATGTGGTAGCAGAAAATACAGATGGCATCATTACTGTGAATGGACATAGTTATCGGGACGAAAAATTGCATAGTAAAAATACTAATTTTGCATTATTAGTAAGTAATCGTTTTACCGAGCCTTTTAATGAACCTCATCAGTACGGTAAGCGGATTGCCTCTTTTTCAAACATGTTAGGCGGCGGAGTATTGGTACAACGATTTGGTGATTTGATAAAGGGGCGTAGAACGAATGAACATCGTCTGGCCCAGAGTTTTACTAAACCGACACTTGCTGCAACGCCTGGAGATTTAAGCTTAGTTCTGCCTAAACGTCATTTGGATAATCTAATTGAAATGATTTACGCCTTAGATAAAATTGCCCCAGGTATGGCAAACGATGATACACTACTCTATGGTGTAGAAGTGAAGTTTTATAGTTCTCGTTTGAAATTAACAGAGGAGCTAGAAACACAGATTCCCAATATGTTTGGTATTGGAGACGGAGCTGGCGTAACGAGAGGGCTGTCTCAAGCCAGTGCCAGTGGTGTATATGTAGCTAGAATCATTAAAAAGAGAATGGAAAAAAGGTCATAA
- a CDS encoding NAD(P)/FAD-dependent oxidoreductase — MQNETAVKKPHVVIVGAGFGGIRTARALAKNDVKITLIDKYNYHLFQPLLYQVATAGLSVDDIAYPVRAIFRDQKNVDFRLAEVSNVDFETKVVTMNTGQISYDYLVVAAGGMTNYFGMASMEKNGFGMKTLDESVEIRNHVLRMFELAAHEKDADKRRALLTFVIVGGGPTGVESAGALSELIYHVMVKEYHNMNFKEVRIMLVEASDKLLATMPEELRDITVETLIRKHVEVRMCVQVTEYDGERMSLKGGEVIPTYTVIWAAGVKANNLIDTLDVEQASMRRAIVNEYLQLPTRPEVFIIGDAAHCMQGERPLPMVAPVAMQQADATAKNIRNIIRGKELKKFVYKEMGNMATIGRNAAVVHMGKFKTHGFIAWAIWSFVHILRLIDFRNRAVVFVKWMWDYLVYERVVRIITRQ; from the coding sequence ATGCAAAATGAAACGGCGGTAAAAAAGCCTCATGTTGTTATTGTTGGTGCTGGTTTTGGTGGAATCCGCACAGCAAGGGCTTTAGCAAAAAATGATGTAAAAATTACTCTTATTGATAAGTATAATTATCATTTATTTCAACCCCTGTTGTATCAAGTCGCTACTGCTGGATTATCTGTGGATGATATTGCTTATCCCGTTCGTGCTATTTTTAGAGATCAAAAGAATGTAGATTTTCGTCTAGCGGAAGTATCAAATGTAGATTTTGAAACTAAAGTTGTTACGATGAACACGGGCCAAATTAGTTATGATTATCTAGTGGTAGCAGCAGGCGGTATGACAAACTATTTTGGTATGGCTTCGATGGAGAAAAATGGCTTTGGCATGAAAACTCTTGATGAGTCTGTTGAGATTCGTAATCACGTGTTACGTATGTTTGAATTAGCCGCTCATGAGAAAGATGCAGATAAACGTCGTGCTTTACTAACTTTTGTTATTGTTGGTGGCGGTCCTACTGGTGTAGAGTCAGCGGGTGCCCTTTCCGAGCTGATTTATCATGTAATGGTTAAGGAATACCATAATATGAATTTCAAAGAAGTACGTATTATGTTAGTCGAGGCTTCCGATAAGCTATTAGCAACTATGCCAGAAGAATTACGAGACATTACAGTAGAAACCTTAATCCGCAAACATGTAGAAGTACGGATGTGTGTTCAAGTTACAGAGTATGATGGTGAACGTATGAGCCTAAAAGGCGGCGAAGTCATTCCGACTTACACTGTGATTTGGGCTGCTGGGGTAAAAGCTAACAATTTAATAGATACCCTAGACGTAGAACAAGCTAGCATGCGCAGAGCGATTGTTAATGAATACTTGCAGCTACCTACTCGTCCAGAAGTCTTCATTATCGGTGATGCAGCACATTGTATGCAAGGTGAACGTCCATTGCCGATGGTGGCTCCTGTTGCTATGCAGCAAGCAGATGCTACCGCTAAAAATATAAGAAACATAATTAGAGGCAAAGAACTTAAGAAATTTGTCTATAAAGAGATGGGTAATATGGCTACGATTGGTCGTAATGCTGCTGTCGTACACATGGGTAAATTTAAGACTCATGGTTTCATTGCTTGGGCAATTTGGTCTTTTGTTCATATTTTACGCCTAATTGATTTCCGTAATCGGGCAGTTGTCTTTGTAAAATGGATGTGGGATTATCTTGTTTACGAACGAGTAGTACGTATTATTACCCGGCAATAA
- a CDS encoding carbon starvation protein A — MNGIYLVIIAALWLTLAYRIYGSFIAAKVLTLDAERATPAVRMDDGRDYVPTNKWVTFGHHFAAIAGAGPLVGPVIAAQFGYLPGTLWLLIGAVFAGAVHDMVILFASVRHNGLSVAQIAKKEVSNISGFCTSIAVLFLLIITLAGMAVVVANALYNSPWGTFTVAATIPIAIFIGIYLRWLRPGKIQEASVIGVLLVLAAVFIGPWIQHSSLAPYFTFDVRQLSIMLAFYGFFAAALPVWLLLAPRDYLSTYMKIGTIAALTIGIIVVRPDIQMPAFSQFVNGGGPVIGGPAWPFVFITIACGALSGFHSLISTGTTPKMLTNEREILPIGYGAMLVESFVALMALIAATSLNPADYFAINSTPAAFAKLGLVVDQLPHLSEMVGENITGRPGGAVSLAVGMAHIFSKIPGMESLMSFWYHFCIMFEALFILTLIDAGTRVGRYLLQEMGGVIYKPLKNTHWWPGIIFTSALICFAWGYLVLQGNISTIWPLFGVSNQLLGTLTLAIGTTMLFRMGRGRYAWITIMPMIFLATVTFTADYMNIFNTYLPAKNYLLAGVSGVMFVLVIVVLVDSVIRWVKLSRTIPPDYSESAKPKTILS, encoded by the coding sequence GTGAACGGTATTTATCTTGTCATTATTGCTGCACTTTGGCTGACATTAGCTTATCGTATTTATGGTTCTTTCATTGCCGCTAAAGTACTTACTCTAGACGCAGAGCGGGCTACACCGGCAGTACGTATGGACGATGGCCGGGATTATGTTCCAACAAACAAATGGGTTACTTTTGGTCATCATTTTGCGGCTATAGCAGGTGCTGGACCTTTGGTCGGTCCAGTTATTGCTGCACAATTTGGCTATCTGCCAGGAACTTTATGGTTATTAATTGGTGCAGTTTTCGCTGGTGCTGTCCATGATATGGTTATTTTGTTTGCCTCAGTCCGCCACAATGGTCTATCAGTAGCACAAATCGCAAAAAAAGAAGTAAGTAATATATCCGGTTTTTGTACTTCGATTGCGGTCTTATTTTTGCTAATTATTACTCTTGCTGGTATGGCTGTAGTTGTAGCGAATGCCTTGTACAACAGTCCTTGGGGTACATTTACCGTTGCTGCGACGATTCCTATTGCAATTTTTATTGGTATTTATTTGCGCTGGTTGCGCCCTGGTAAAATTCAAGAAGCTTCTGTCATTGGCGTTTTGTTGGTTTTGGCGGCCGTTTTTATCGGTCCTTGGATACAACATTCTTCCTTGGCACCATATTTTACATTTGATGTAAGGCAATTATCTATTATGCTAGCCTTTTATGGATTTTTCGCTGCTGCGTTGCCCGTATGGCTGTTGTTAGCGCCTCGAGATTATCTGAGTACTTATATGAAAATTGGTACAATCGCAGCTTTGACAATTGGTATTATTGTAGTTAGACCAGACATCCAAATGCCTGCATTTAGTCAATTTGTGAATGGCGGTGGACCTGTTATTGGTGGTCCAGCTTGGCCCTTCGTTTTTATTACCATTGCCTGTGGTGCGTTATCCGGGTTTCACTCTTTAATCAGTACTGGTACAACACCTAAGATGCTGACAAATGAAAGAGAAATTCTTCCTATCGGTTATGGCGCTATGCTAGTAGAAAGCTTTGTTGCCTTAATGGCATTAATTGCTGCTACCAGCCTAAATCCTGCTGACTATTTTGCGATCAACTCGACTCCTGCGGCTTTTGCCAAATTGGGATTAGTAGTTGATCAATTGCCTCACCTGTCCGAAATGGTTGGTGAAAATATAACAGGCCGTCCGGGTGGTGCCGTTTCTTTGGCGGTTGGTATGGCTCATATTTTCTCGAAAATACCTGGTATGGAATCGTTAATGTCCTTCTGGTATCACTTTTGCATCATGTTTGAAGCATTGTTTATTTTAACACTGATTGATGCCGGTACTCGCGTTGGTCGTTATTTATTACAGGAGATGGGCGGAGTAATCTATAAACCACTCAAAAATACTCACTGGTGGCCTGGCATTATCTTTACAAGCGCCTTGATTTGTTTTGCTTGGGGCTATCTAGTACTGCAAGGTAATATTTCCACGATTTGGCCCTTATTTGGTGTTTCAAATCAATTATTAGGTACTCTGACTCTTGCAATTGGTACGACAATGCTCTTTCGTATGGGACGCGGGCGATACGCCTGGATCACAATCATGCCAATGATTTTCTTGGCAACTGTCACGTTTACTGCAGATTATATGAACATTTTCAATACATATTTGCCAGCGAAGAATTATCTTCTGGCTGGCGTAAGTGGTGTAATGTTTGTTTTGGTAATCGTTGTTCTTGTTGACTCAGTTATCCGCTGGGTAAAGCTATCACGAACGATTCCACCTGATTATAGCGAATCAGCAAAACCTAAGACAATTCTTAGTTAG